The Candidatus Aminicenantes bacterium genome has a segment encoding these proteins:
- the pstB gene encoding phosphate ABC transporter ATP-binding protein PstB: FFYRDNQAVKEFTLDCSAYQETAISGPSGCGKSTLLRSINRMNDLIPGNRTSGKLLFDGQEVYSPRLDVVTLRRRIGMVFQKPNPFPKSIINNVAYGRRLHTQLDKGELQANVETSLKRAGLWDEVKDRLDDNALSLSGGQQQRLCIARALAVDPEILLMDEPTSALDPRATARIEDLIAELRGRYTIIIVTHNMQQAARVSDFTAFLYEGILVEYGQTTEIFTKPREKRTEDYMTGRFG; encoded by the coding sequence CTTCTTTTACCGTGATAACCAAGCGGTGAAGGAGTTCACGCTCGATTGTTCCGCCTACCAGGAGACAGCCATCAGCGGCCCCAGCGGCTGCGGCAAGAGCACGCTGCTGCGCTCCATCAACCGCATGAACGACCTCATCCCCGGCAACCGAACCTCTGGTAAGCTGCTCTTTGATGGCCAGGAGGTCTACAGCCCGCGCCTGGACGTGGTCACCCTGCGCCGGCGCATCGGCATGGTCTTCCAGAAGCCAAACCCGTTCCCGAAATCCATCATCAACAATGTCGCCTACGGCCGGCGCCTGCACACCCAGCTGGACAAGGGCGAGCTCCAGGCGAACGTCGAGACCAGCCTGAAACGGGCCGGGCTCTGGGACGAGGTCAAGGACCGTTTGGATGACAACGCGTTGAGCCTTTCCGGCGGGCAGCAGCAGCGCTTGTGCATCGCCCGCGCCCTGGCCGTCGATCCCGAAATACTGCTCATGGACGAACCGACTTCCGCCCTCGACCCGCGGGCGACGGCGCGCATCGAGGACCTGATCGCCGAGCTGCGCGGCCGCTACACCATCATCATCGTCACCCACAACATGCAGCAGGCGGCCCGCGTTTCCGACTTCACCGCTTTCCTTTACGAGGGCATCCTAGTCGAATACGGGCAAACGACCGAGATTTTCACCAAGCCGCGTGAAAAGCGAACCGAGGATTACATGACCGGCCGATTCGGTTAA
- the phoU gene encoding phosphate signaling complex protein PhoU, translated as MAREHFHNILRELEQELLQMGEMVIAAIDRSIRALKNGDKAEAERIIADDARINRQRWEIENRCIQLFATQQPVAGDLREIISFMDLVTNLERMADHAKGIATIVIMHDQQPLLKPLIDILLMAEKASAMIRRSLTAFITQDAAMARAIIGMDNDVDALYEQIFRELLTFMMEGPETITRAVYLIWVSHNLERIADRVTNICERIVFLVTGENIGD; from the coding sequence ATGGCACGGGAACATTTTCATAACATATTGCGTGAACTGGAGCAGGAATTGCTGCAGATGGGGGAGATGGTCATCGCCGCCATCGATCGTTCGATCCGGGCGCTGAAAAACGGCGACAAGGCCGAGGCCGAGCGCATCATCGCCGATGATGCACGTATCAACCGGCAGCGCTGGGAAATCGAGAACCGCTGTATCCAGCTGTTCGCCACCCAACAGCCGGTGGCCGGCGACCTGCGCGAGATCATTTCGTTCATGGACCTGGTCACCAACCTCGAGCGCATGGCCGACCACGCCAAGGGCATCGCCACCATCGTCATCATGCATGACCAGCAGCCGCTGCTCAAGCCGTTGATCGACATCCTGCTGATGGCCGAAAAAGCCAGCGCCATGATCCGACGGAGCCTGACCGCCTTCATCACCCAGGATGCGGCCATGGCCCGCGCCATCATCGGCATGGACAACGACGTGGACGCTCTGTACGAACAGATCTTCCGCGAGCTGCTGACCTTCATGATGGAAGGCCCCGAGACCATTACTCGCGCCGTTTACCTGATCTGGGTGAGCCACAACCTGGAGCGCATTGCCGACCGTGTGACCAACATCTGCGAACGCATCGTCTTCCTGGTCACCGGCGAAAATATCGGAGATTAG
- a CDS encoding KamA family radical SAM protein: MKKANHAFVVKEAESPSEEAEPPSSALLEDSNSSALALLFPELIQFPPPKLDKTFHKIGIRSLQFLRKYFPLVSRADWNDWEWQLRNSITSAQALQQVLQLSDEETRAMNVQSGNLPLRLTPYYASLLDPVNPMQPLRRSVVPITAEHLISPGEAADPLGEDTHSRVPGLVHRYPDRVLFLVTGFCSSYCRYCTRSRLVGDHNKRHLNRDQWDRALTYIELNPNVRDVLLSGGDPLTLPDDSLEYLLSRLSKIPHVEFVRIGTKVPAVLPQRITHSLIAILKRFRPLWMSIHFTHPDEITPESAQACERLADAGIPLGSQTVLLKDINDSVPTMKKLMHELLKIRVRPYYLYQCDPILGSSHFRTPVEKGLEIIEGLRGHTSGYAVPHYVIDAPKGGGKIPLLPDYYQGRQDSDVLLRNYQGNIYRYPDDAGGAAPAGE; encoded by the coding sequence TTGAAAAAAGCGAATCACGCGTTCGTGGTCAAGGAAGCAGAAAGTCCCAGCGAGGAGGCTGAGCCTCCAAGCAGTGCGCTGCTGGAGGACAGCAACAGTAGCGCCCTTGCGCTGTTGTTCCCCGAGTTAATCCAATTTCCTCCCCCAAAACTCGACAAGACATTTCACAAGATCGGAATCCGCTCGCTGCAGTTTCTGCGCAAATATTTCCCGCTGGTCAGCAGGGCCGATTGGAACGACTGGGAGTGGCAGCTGCGCAACAGCATCACCAGCGCCCAGGCGCTGCAGCAGGTGCTGCAGCTGTCCGACGAGGAAACGCGGGCCATGAACGTCCAGAGCGGCAACCTGCCGCTGCGCCTCACGCCGTATTACGCCAGCCTGCTCGACCCGGTCAATCCCATGCAACCCCTGCGCCGCAGTGTGGTGCCGATCACCGCCGAGCACCTGATCTCCCCGGGCGAGGCCGCCGACCCGCTGGGCGAGGACACCCACAGCCGCGTGCCGGGGCTGGTGCACCGTTACCCCGACCGCGTCCTTTTCCTGGTCACCGGTTTCTGCTCGAGCTACTGCCGCTACTGCACGCGTTCGCGCCTGGTGGGCGACCACAACAAGCGCCACCTGAACCGCGACCAGTGGGACCGGGCCCTGACGTACATCGAGCTGAATCCGAATGTGCGCGACGTGCTCCTTTCCGGCGGCGACCCGCTGACCCTGCCCGACGACAGCCTGGAATACCTGCTGAGCCGCCTGAGCAAAATTCCCCATGTCGAGTTCGTGCGCATCGGCACCAAGGTGCCGGCCGTGCTGCCGCAGCGGATCACCCATTCGCTGATCGCCATCCTGAAGCGCTTCCGGCCGCTGTGGATGAGCATCCATTTCACCCACCCCGACGAGATCACTCCCGAAAGCGCCCAGGCTTGCGAACGCCTGGCCGACGCCGGCATCCCCCTGGGCAGCCAGACCGTCCTGCTCAAGGACATCAACGACTCGGTGCCGACCATGAAGAAACTGATGCACGAATTGCTCAAGATACGGGTCAGGCCCTACTACCTGTACCAGTGCGATCCCATCCTCGGCTCTTCCCATTTCCGCACGCCGGTGGAAAAGGGGTTGGAGATCATCGAAGGGCTGCGCGGCCATACCAGCGGTTACGCGGTTCCGCACTACGTCATCGACGCTCCCAAGGGCGGCGGCAAGATTCCGCTGCTCCCCGATTACTACCAGGGGCGCCAGGACAGCGACGTGCTGCTGAGAAACTATCAAGGCAACATCTACCGCTATCCCGACGACGCGGGCGGCGCCGCGCCAGCCGGCGAGTAG